The Lusitaniella coriacea LEGE 07157 sequence GACATGGGATTAGTAATATTTTCCACACTGCACCGCAAGTCCCCCACTATGGGAGGCGAGGGAAAGGGAAACGCCTGCGGAAGGGGATGGTGTTTACGATTGAACCGATGATTAATGAGGGGACTTGGGAGGCTGAATTATTGGAGGATGGCTGGACGGCGATTACCAAGGATGGCAAGCTTTCGGCGCAATTTGAACATACCCTTGCGGTGACAGATGAGGGTGTAGAAATTTTAACATCGCGCGATCGCTAATCCGTAACCCCAGACTCGCACTATCCGGCAATCTCACCCCAATCAATTCGCTATCCCGTCAGCGTTTCCCCAACTCCGTCAGGCGCTATTCCCGCAATTGAACGGGCATCACTAAATAGGTCATTTTTACGCCCCCCAAGGGAGTAAAGATCGCGGGTTGATTGGCTTCGTTTAATTGCATCTGAATTTCGCTGCTGGGTAGGGCTTTCAAGCCATCCATTAAATAGCGCACGTTGAATGCCACATCAATGCTTTCGCCGGAAATTTGCACCGGAACGAATTCCCTCGCATTCCCCACGTCTGTGGTGTCTACGGAAAGGGCGAGTTCTTGTTTTTCGCTGTCGAGGCTAAATTTAACAACATTATTTTTTTGATCCGCTAGTACTGCAACACGTTCCAAGCAACTAATGAGTTGTTTGCGTTCTATGGTGATGTGTCGCGCAAATTGTTGGGGGATGAGTTGTTGGTAGTTGGGGTATGCGCCGTCAAGTTTGCGGCTGGTGAGGTGACGATCTCCGAATTCAAACACGACTTGGGAATCATCAAAGTTTAGCGCGATCGCGTCCACCGAACTTGCGGCTACCATGCGCTCTAACTCTCGCAATGCCTTTGCGGGTATCGTCACCTCAAAATCTTCGGGAACGGTCATTTCTGGCGCTGCTGTGGCTTCATCCTCATCTGTTCCACTCACGGCTTGAACCACGGCTAAACGATGTCCGTCTGTGGCGGCAAATTCTAGGGTATCCGCTTGGAGTCGCGTGAGATGAATTCCGGTGAGGATTTGTTTGGTTTCTTCCAAACTGGCAGCAAAAAGGGTCGAGCGCAGTCCTTCATTCATCAAGTCTACCGGAAGCGCGATCGCGTCCTCCGATTCCACTTGGGGTAAATTGGGGAATTCTTCGGGGTTCATGCTCCTAAATTGATAGCGTCCCGATGCCGAAGTGAGGGTCACCATTGCCCCTTCTGTCTCGGTTTCGCTTTCCTCCTCTTCGCAAATTAAAGTAATCTCCCCTTCGCTCAAACGGGAGACAATATCCCCCAGCAGCTTTGCCGGAAGCGTAATCGTTCCCCCTTCACTCACTTGAGCGGGAAAACGGGTTTGAATGCCAAGGCTGAGGTCGAAGGCTCTAAGTTGCACCTTTTGGGCTTGCTCGTCAGCAATGAGCAACACATTGCCCAAAACGGGATGGGTAGGACGAGAGGGAACCGCACGACTCGCTAAGGAGAGATTGGTATTGAGATCGCTTTGAGAGCAGGTGAGTTTCATGAGTCGATGAATTGCTGAGAGCAAAATTGATTCTACTACATCCTCACCGGAAAAAAGAGTACATTTTTACTCCTTTATTTTCCTGAAAATAAGACCTGTGGAAAAGCTGTGGAAAAACCCTTTGTTTTTTCCACAAGTTTCGAGAGTCTCTTGTTTTTTTAACAATAAAGGCTTGATTTCCCTAGACTTCGATCGCGTTAAGAAAAAAACAGTTTTCCACAGGTTTTGGTGAAATTTGCGATTTTTGTCAGAGCTTAAGCGCGATCTCGGCTCGCTAAATTAATCCGATCGCTCAACTGCAATAATGTTTGATTTAAGTTCGTATCTTTCTTTTGTAACTGCTCGATTTTATCGCAGCTATACATCACCGTCGTATGATCTTTCCCGCCAAATTCCTCCCCAATTCTCGGCAAACTCAGATCAGTATGCTGTCGCATCAAATACATTCCCACCTGTCGCGCAAAGCTGATTTCCCGGCGACGAGAATTGCTTCTTAAATCCTCGATTGAAATCTTAAAAACCTCAGATATCGCTTCCAAAATCGCCTTGGGAGACGCGGCTACTTTTTCTACGGGAGGATTGAGAACCGGAGCAATATTTTCCACTGTCATCGGCAATCCAGAAATTGAAATGTAGGCAACTGTCCGAATTAACGCACCTTCCAACTCTCGAATATTGGAGGTGTAGTGACTGGCGATATACTCAATCGCCTCGCGCGGCAAACGGATATTTTCATACTCTGCTTTCTTTTGTAAAATTGCCATCCGCGTTTCCAAATCCGGCGTTTGAATATCGGCAATTAATCCCATCGAAAAACGAGAACACAACCGTTCCTGTAAGCGAGGAATTTGATTCGGCGGACGGTCCGCAGCAAGTACGACTTGTTTCCCCGCCTCGTGCAGCGTATTAAAGGTATAGAAAAACTCCTCTTGGGTGTATTCTTTCCCTTCAATAAATTGAATATCATCCACCAATAATACGTCTGCGGCGCGGTAGCGATCGCGAAAAGCTTGCAAACTATCTTTCCGAATTGCTGCAATCAAATCGTTGGTGAATTTCTCCGTTGAAACGTAAAAAACCTTAGACTCCGGGTTAATTTCAAAACGGTAATGACCGATGGCTTGCATCAGGTGCGTTTTCCCCAAACCCACTCCCCCACAGAGGAACAAGGGGTTAAATTCTCTCCCTGGCGATTCGGCAACCGCCAAAGCCGCAGCGTGCGCCATGCGATTGGTGGGACCCACCACAAAACGAGAAAAAACGTACTTACTATTCAACTCTGTCGTACTGGGACGATGAGAAGATAAATTTTCTGTCGGTTGGCTGTTGATGGGCATCGACCAGTATAAATCTGTCGCTTCCCCCGCCACCATTGAATCCGCTTGAACCGTTGTCAGACGAATTTCCCTCGGTTGACCCAGAATCTCTTCCACCGCACCCGCAATAAGCTGAATGTAGTGTTTTTGCAACCAGTTTCGTGCAAAGGGATTAGGCGCGCAAATCACGACGTAGGTATCGGTTAATTCAACTGCTTTCGCCGTCTTAACCCAGGTTTCAAAGGTTGGCTGGGTCAACTGCTCCTTAAGACGCTCTAAGACTTGACTCCACAGTTGTTTTGGGGACATTTGAAGATGATAAGGGGTAAATGACGAGAGATGGCGATTATAACAGGGAACGCCGAACAGAATGGTAGTATCGTGTGAAGCAGTCAGCTATCAGCCATCAGTTATCAGCCACAACCTTTAACTGATAAATTACGCTTAATTGGGTAAGCTAAAACACATCTAAAATTGAAAATGGACGCGCCCCTAGAAATTGCACAACTGGGTAATGATATCTTGCGAAGGAAAGCCCAGTCTGTCGAACGGATTGATGACCCAAAAATTCAGAGCGCGATCGATAATCTGATTGCAACAGCACGCTTAAAGAATGGGGTCGGAATTGCTGCTCCTCAAGTGTCCCGATCTTATCGCTTGTTTATTGTGGCATCTCGTCCCAACGAACGCTACCCCGATGCGCCGGAGATGGAACCGACTGCAATGCTCAATCCAGGTATTTTATCTCATGGAGAGGAACGGGTTAAAGGGTGGGAAGGGTGTTTGAGCGTTCCCGGTTTTCGGGGTTTAGTGCCTCGCTACGAACGGATTGAGGTGGAATATTGGGATCGTCAGGGAAGGCATAACGTTCGAGAGTTATCGGGATTTATCGCCCGAATTTTCCAACACGAATTGGATCATCTCAATGGTATTCTCTTCATCGATCGCGCGGAATCCCCCCAAGACTTGGTAAGCGAGGAAGACTACTGGAACTTGCACCATTAAAGATGACCGTTTTTTTGTTGGGTTTTACTCTCGCTCAACATCCAACCGACAACAGACATTCGCGTTGATTTAATCGTCATTTTCAACAGCTCAAATTATGTCATCACCCCAGAGGCATAACAATTTCCCAAAAACCCTAACTTATCGAACCGGTTAACAACTTCACGGTAGCAGCGTGTTGAAAACATGGAATTGAATTTACGGTTCCATAACCTTCGCGATCTCGCTCGCTTCCTCGATTTTGGCATTTCGTCCTAGCGATCGCGATCCCAATACATCGGAGATGGAAACCCCTGGTAATGCTCGATCTCCACGTTTCATCTCACGGGGAAAAATTTTTCAGAAAGTTAATGGAAAATTAAGAAAAAGTTATTAGTATATTAAAGGTGACACGCTAGATCTAGAGAAAAAATGCAAAAAAAACGATCGCGATCGCAAAATTCATCCCACGCAGAGAACGGAGTAAGCGATTCAAGACCCAACGTCATACCATTTCTCAACAAGTTGCTCTTACAGATCAAAAACTTTATTCCCGTCCTTGCACTGAGCTATGCGCTCATATTCGGAGTTTTAGCTTCTTCCGCAATTCTTTCTACTTATTACGACATTCCATTTGAAAAATTAACCCGCGATCCAACAGCAATTATAGGAGTTAATCCTTTCGTTGGTTTCTTCTCTAATATAGGAATTTTATTCTGGTGTTCTACATCAGCGATTTGCTTATTTTCTTCAATGATTTATCGCAGAAATATCAGGAAAAAGAGATTGCAATTCCTGATTTCCTCTGGGGTATTGACACTGTTTTTATTGTTAGACGATCTTTTTTTGCTTCACGAAAGAATTTTCCCTGGATATTTGAATATCTCTGAAGAAATCGTTTATGTGGGTTATTTGTCGATCGTTTCGCTGTACTTCTTTAAGTTCAGAAAAGAAATCATAAAAACCGAATATGCTCTTTTGCTAGTGGCTTGCGGTCTTTTTGCTTTATCAATTTCGGTTGATTTGTATCCGTCTTTTCTGTCGCAAAATTGGGAGTTTTTAGTAGAAGATGGTTTCAAATTGCTGGGTATTGTCACCTGGTTTATCTTTTTTGTCAGAACCTGTTTGTCTCAAAATCAAGAGAGTGCAAACATATAATTCAATTAACTCAAGATTTCCCCTTCATCGAAAACAACGCCATCGGTTCCAATTCCTTTAATCTCAATCCGATCTTCATACACGTCGTATGTCGCGAAACTCAGGCGAGACGCAGCATGGGCGGTGAAATCAGACTGTTCCACAGAACGAGTTCCCGCGCCGCCACCGCAAATGAGGTAGGTTGTTCCGTTAATGTCGCGCGATCGCTCGTAGTGATGATCGTGTCCGTTGATGTAGAGTTGGACGTTGTATTTCTCGAAAAGGGGCGTAAATTTTTGGATAAAGGCTTGGTTTACGCCGTAATGTCCGGAGGAATATATTTGATGGTGACCGAAAACGACTTTCCAAGGCGCGTCGCTGCGGCTTAATTCCCGTTCTAACCAAGCGAGTTGTGCGTCTCCAGCAGGATTGTTTTGGGGGTTGCGCGTGTAGTAGAGATTGGTGTCGAGGGCAAAAAATTGTACATTTTCCTGACGGAAGGTGTAGTAGCGTCCTTCCATGTTGAATCCCGGATAGGCGACTTGTGGATCTCCGTTGTCGGTGCGAACGTCGTGGTTGCCGAGGGAGGCGCGAAATTGAACGCCTTCTTGCAGGAGGGGTTTGTAGGGTTGCTCGAAAACTGCCTCAACTTTTTCAATTTCGCCGTTGTTGTAGATGTTGTCTCCGGCGAGAAGCACGAGGGGATAGGGATTTTGTTGGTGATAGTTTGCCATTGCTGTGGCAACGGCGTATTGTCCTTTTGCTCCGGTTCCGGTGTCGCCAACGGAGACGAAGCGCAGTAAGGGTTTGCCTTCGGAAGAGGAAGAAGGAGAGGGGGAACTATTGGCGCGGACGGCAGTTTCTTGACTGTCGTGGGGTAAGAGTTTGGTGCAGGTGGTTAAACCGAAGCTGCCAAGAAAGCTGAGAAGTAGGAAGTTGCGGCGTTTCATATATCAGTTATCAGCGCCTAGCGGCGAGGGAATAGGGAACAGGGAACAGGGAACAGGGAATAGGGGCAAACCTACGCCGACAAAGAAAGGGAGAAACTTTAGCAATATAGAACACAAGAACTAATCAGTCGAACTTTTTTTTGGGTAGATTCGGCTTTTGAGCATTTCGTTTATATGATACGTGAAGTTCAAAAAAATAAGGCTCCCGAAGAAGCCTTTTTAAAGATATAGCGCTACAAAGTTAAGACTACACAATCTTACAAGCCATAACCCATAGCTGGTGGGCGTTGCCCACCCTACCCGATGTCTGCTTCAGCACGTTTCCATTAATTCGGCTTCCGAAGAAGCCATGAAAGATTTAAAAATAAGCCTCGAAAAAAGCTTCTCCTCATGTTTCCAATAATTCGGCTTCCGAAGAAGCCATGAAAGACTTCCTACCGCGATCGCGAACAATCCCCAAGAAAGTTTCCAATAATTCGGCTTCCGAAGAAGCCATGAAAGATAAAAAACTTGCTAAAGCATTTGGTCAGGGATAGTTTCCAATAATTCGGCTTCCGAAGAAGCCATGAAAGGAAGAATATCCGGTAGAAGGTTTATTTAAAACTTTTGGTTTCCAATAATTCGGCTTCCGAAGAAGCCATGAAAGCGGTCATTGAAGTAGCTCCTTTGGATTTAAATGTTTGTTTCCAATAATTCGGCTTCCGAAGAAGCCATGAAAGACGAAAACATTACGGTGGCTTGTAATTAGCCAAAGTAGGTTTCCAATAATTCGGCTTCCGAAGAAGCCATGAAAGCCAAACCTACCCAAAAAACCCGTTCCCTCCATTCCGCCGGTTTCCAATAATTCGGCTTCCGAAGAAGCCATGAAAGTGTCGAGATGCTTGCTTAAGCCTACCTTCAGAAAGGTTTCCAATAATTCGGCTTCCGAAGAAGCCATGAAAGTTAGGGTTTCCCTGTAAGACGAAGTACATGAGAGGTTTCCAATAATTCGGCTTCCGAAGAAGCCATGAAAGTTGTTAGGTCAAGGATTTTACCAAAAACTTTTTTGTTTCCAATAATTCGGCTTCCGAAGAAGCCATGAAAGCGAAATTGTCGAAGCCTGCATCGATTCCGTTTATGTTTCCAATAATTCGGCTTCCGAAGAAGCCATGAAAGTCCGCCTTGTAAAACGCCTTTCTGGTAAGGATCGTAGCACAAGATTTGGCAGGTCTCTCAAAAATCCCGATCGCGCGGCAAGAGAAATTGAGTAAAAACGGCTGAAACCCTTACACCATCTAACTGGCGGGGGATTTTTTGAGCGCGATCGCGCAATGGCAGTCTCCGTCAAGGTTTGAGGTCGATTTTTGAAAAATTTCAATTTCCCCACTATCCCCCGCCAAAAATTGTTGAATGCGATCGTCGGTTGGCGATCGCTCAGTAAGGGGAGGCAGAAGTGATAAATTTGTCCTAGGGGATTTTATCGTCTTGATGTTGTCTCGGAGGGAGTCTCATGTCGGATACAAATCAAGAACCGGACGCGATCGCGCGATCTCAATCTCAACCGGAAACCATCGCGATTCTACGCGACACCGTACAGCGATTGGAAAAAATCGTGCAGAAGTTGGAAGCGGACTCGGTTGAAACGTTACCGCCCCCCTCTGCCTGTGAGACGCTGGTTGATGGTATCAATCGCTTGGAGAGCGCGATCGCGCCCTCAAACACTCCCCCCTCCGAAACGGTTGAAGCGTCCCCCCAAGAGGATTTTGGCGATCTTTTAGAAGACACGCGCGAAACGCTTCCTGTGGAAACGCAACCCACAAATGAGGTTGAAGACCTCCTAGAAGAACGGGAATTAGGCTGGATCGATCGCACCTTGCCCAGTTTTGACCGCCTGCAAGCGGGATGGGATTGGGCGCTGGCAAAAATTCGCACGGCGTTGCCTTCCTTTGTGAGTGCAAAACTTTCCGATTGGGCGATCACATCGATTCTTACGGGTGTTGTCGTGTTGGTTCTCTTCTCCGTTGTGTTGCTGTCCGCCTCTCCCCCGGAACCCTCAACGGTTGCCAAAGCGCCACCGCCACCGCTTCCACCGCCC is a genomic window containing:
- the dnaN gene encoding DNA polymerase III subunit beta, whose protein sequence is MKLTCSQSDLNTNLSLASRAVPSRPTHPVLGNVLLIADEQAQKVQLRAFDLSLGIQTRFPAQVSEGGTITLPAKLLGDIVSRLSEGEITLICEEEESETETEGAMVTLTSASGRYQFRSMNPEEFPNLPQVESEDAIALPVDLMNEGLRSTLFAASLEETKQILTGIHLTRLQADTLEFAATDGHRLAVVQAVSGTDEDEATAAPEMTVPEDFEVTIPAKALRELERMVAASSVDAIALNFDDSQVVFEFGDRHLTSRKLDGAYPNYQQLIPQQFARHITIERKQLISCLERVAVLADQKNNVVKFSLDSEKQELALSVDTTDVGNAREFVPVQISGESIDVAFNVRYLMDGLKALPSSEIQMQLNEANQPAIFTPLGGVKMTYLVMPVQLRE
- the dnaA gene encoding chromosomal replication initiator protein DnaA, with the protein product MSPKQLWSQVLERLKEQLTQPTFETWVKTAKAVELTDTYVVICAPNPFARNWLQKHYIQLIAGAVEEILGQPREIRLTTVQADSMVAGEATDLYWSMPINSQPTENLSSHRPSTTELNSKYVFSRFVVGPTNRMAHAAALAVAESPGREFNPLFLCGGVGLGKTHLMQAIGHYRFEINPESKVFYVSTEKFTNDLIAAIRKDSLQAFRDRYRAADVLLVDDIQFIEGKEYTQEEFFYTFNTLHEAGKQVVLAADRPPNQIPRLQERLCSRFSMGLIADIQTPDLETRMAILQKKAEYENIRLPREAIEYIASHYTSNIRELEGALIRTVAYISISGLPMTVENIAPVLNPPVEKVAASPKAILEAISEVFKISIEDLRSNSRRREISFARQVGMYLMRQHTDLSLPRIGEEFGGKDHTTVMYSCDKIEQLQKKDTNLNQTLLQLSDRINLASRDRA
- the def gene encoding peptide deformylase, with product MDAPLEIAQLGNDILRRKAQSVERIDDPKIQSAIDNLIATARLKNGVGIAAPQVSRSYRLFIVASRPNERYPDAPEMEPTAMLNPGILSHGEERVKGWEGCLSVPGFRGLVPRYERIEVEYWDRQGRHNVRELSGFIARIFQHELDHLNGILFIDRAESPQDLVSEEDYWNLHH
- a CDS encoding metallophosphoesterase family protein — its product is MKRRNFLLLSFLGSFGLTTCTKLLPHDSQETAVRANSSPSPSSSSEGKPLLRFVSVGDTGTGAKGQYAVATAMANYHQQNPYPLVLLAGDNIYNNGEIEKVEAVFEQPYKPLLQEGVQFRASLGNHDVRTDNGDPQVAYPGFNMEGRYYTFRQENVQFFALDTNLYYTRNPQNNPAGDAQLAWLERELSRSDAPWKVVFGHHQIYSSGHYGVNQAFIQKFTPLFEKYNVQLYINGHDHHYERSRDINGTTYLICGGGAGTRSVEQSDFTAHAASRLSFATYDVYEDRIEIKGIGTDGVVFDEGEILS